The stretch of DNA CGGCGCGGTGGTTCCTGGTCCAACGGGATTGCTCTCCGACCTTCAGATTTTTGCATCGATAGAGTGTTTGCTTTGCGGTGATCCAATTGCCTCGGTTCAGCCGGGTATAGTGTGGAAACAGATGGCTTTGGAAGTGATTGCCCTCGCAGAAATTGAGTTTCGAAAAATTCCGGACGAAGGGTTGGAGCTGCCTTATGGCGAATACGCACATCTGCCTTTTCCCGAAAAGAAGTCGTTGAAATTCGATGCGCGAGAGTATTCGGGCATGCCCGCTGAAGTATCCAAGGCGTAAGAGTAGTTGTAATTCGGTCGAAAGAATAAGGTATCGATGGAAATATCTTCTCTCCTTCTAAAAGTCGTTTTTGCCGTCGTGATGATTGTGGTGGTGATGACGCTTGCCGGTTACTCGGTTCTTATTGAGAGGAAAGTCTCGAGCTGGGTTCAGGGGCGGGTGGGTCCCAACCGAACCGCTATTCCTTGGATCCATGCCATTCCGGTTCTCGGTCCATTTCTCACCAAGCTGGGGATCTTCCAACCGCTCGCCGATGGCCTGAAGTTTCTCTTCAAGGAGGAAATTACACCGGGGCACGTCAATAAGGTCTACTATTACCTCGCACCAGTAATCGCATTGGTGCCTGCGTTGACGACCATGGTGGTCATTCCTTTCGGGCAGTATACTCACCCCGATACGGGGGTGACCCACTCCTTGATGCTGGCTCCGCTTGATATCGGCATCCTTTTCATTTTTGCGGTTTCGTCCCTGGGAGTTTATGGAGTAGTGCTTGCTGGTTGGTCCTCCAATAGTAAGTATTCATTCCTTGGATCGATTCGGAGCTCTGCGCAGATGATCTCGTATGAGCTCTCGATGGGGCTTTCTGTATTTCCGCTTCTCCTTTGGTTGAACGCTCCTGGGGTTGAGGGAGGTCTTGGACTGACGGCTATTGTGAACTACCAGGAAAATGTCTGGTTTATTTTCATTCAGCCCCTGAGTGCTCTACTTTTCCTAGTTGCGATCTTTGCTGAAACCAACCGACTCCCATTTGATATGGCAGAATCGGAGACGGACTTGGTGGGAGGCTTCCACACGGAATATGGGTGCTTTAAGTTCGGAATCTTTTTCGTGGCGGAGTATGCCCATATCGTCATTGGGTCCGCCGTTTTTGCCCTTCTTTTCTTGGGAGGATGGCATTTCCTTCCGGGGATCGCTGACCCATGGCCGGCAGGATGGCTGGGTGCCGTGTTGTCGACGGTTTGGTTTCTGATCAAGATCCTGGCCCTCATTGTATTTTTCGTTCTGATCCGATGGACCATCCCGCGGTTTCGATATGATCAGGTGATGCAGCTCGGATGGAAAGTCCTTCTTCCATTGGCGATTGGAAACTTAATCCTGAACGCGGCGATTCTCGCGTTTATTGATTCACCGTAGAAAAGCGTAAAATGGCCGAAACCAAAATAGTTGAGCGTAAACCGCTGAGTCTGTCGGAAAGGACTTACCTTCCTCAAATTGCCTCAGGATTGAAGACTACGGTATCGCATATTTTTAAACCGTCGGTCACTTTGCAGTATCCGGAAGAACGCCCTCCGATTCCTGAGGGTTACAGAGGAGTTCCGACACTTGTGAAAGACCCAAATGGGCGAGAGAAGTGTGTATCCTGCCAGCTCTGTGAGTTTGTCTGTCCGCCCCGCGCTATTCGGATCACACCGGGTGAAATCGTTGAGGGAGACGAGCATGAGCATGTGGAGAAGGCACCTCAGGAGTTTGAGATCAATATGCTGCGATGTATCTACTGCGGCCTTTGCCAAGAGGTCTGTCCTGAAGAGGCGATCTTCTTGCAGGACGTGTACTCTCTTTCTGGCTATTCACGTGAGGAACTTGTGAATAATAAGGAGAAACTGTACGAGCTTGGGGGCACTCTTCCAGACGAACACTTCAAGTGGGATAAGAAAAAAGCTGCTGAAGAGGCGGCTCTGGCGGGTAGCCATCACTGATGGATAGCGACGGTCTGATTTTCGAAGGAAATAGATCGTTCGAACCAGACCAGGATCAGGCATAGGCGTAAATGTCCCGATTTTACTTTTACAGTAGGGGTCCGATAAACCTTTTCAGGGGCTGCCCATGCCAAGCAAAACCTTTGGACAAAAGGGACTTTGCTTCTGTTGATCTGAGTCTGGATATCCGAACGGATTTTTGTCTTTTCCCCGTAACGGGTTTCTTACACGTTGGTCGGCTGTGGACGCTCTTTTTATAGTCTTTGCAGTTTTGACGGTGCTGCCCGCTTTCTTGATGGTGGTCGCCCGGAATCCTGTGAACGGGGCGATCTTTATGATCATTTCCTTCGTAGGAATGGCAGCGCTTTTGGTTCTCCTTGAGGCGTTTTTCTTGGCGATCCTCCAGGTCCTCGTCTACGCGGGAGCAATTATGGTTCTTTTCCTTTTCATCATCATGTTGTTGGACATGGATGAGGTTGAAAAACTTCGACCCAAGACGGTCACTGCCCTCGCAAGCGTAGTCGGTTTGGCCCTGATCGTTTTGGGAGTGGTATACCTTTTGCGTGCAGACGGCCTATCCGACCAGACCTTTGCGGCCCTACAAGATGCACCGGATTTTCCTTCAGCGGAACAACCTATGGAGTTTGCGATCAAGACAAAAGCCTACGGATTTGGGCTCTTCACCAAGTATATGCTTCCATTCCAAATGGTCGGAGTCCTTCTATTGATCGCAATGATCGGAGTGATCGTCCTGAGCAAGAAGCGGGATCAATCGGTCGCTGTAGAGTCTACCTAAGAAAGAGTAATCTGGTAGAAGTTCGTTCGTAGATGGTTCTCAGTCTCAACTCCTTTTTGTTGGTTTCCGGACTCCTTTTTGGAATCGGTTTTTTCGGAGTGCTTTTGCGCCGGAATGCTCTTGTGATCTTCATGTCACTTGAGCTTATGCTCAACGCCTCGATTTTAGCTCTTGTCGCTTTCTCCCGCTACAACGGAATTATGGACGGCAACTTGTTCGTGTTTTTCATCATTACGGTTGCTGCCGCAGAAATCGCTGTCGGTCTCGCCATTATAGTCGCTCTGTTCCGGAAGCGGCAGTCCGTCATGGTCGAACATCTGAGTAGCCTTAAGAACTAAGGTCATGACGATTTCTCATCTCATGGTTTTCATTCTGATTACGCCGCTTTTGTCGGCGGGATTAATCGCTCTTTTCTTTCGTGATCGAGGTGGCATTGCTTCTTACCTTTCCGTGGCGGCCAGTGGTTTGGTCCTCATTTTTTCAGCTCTGGTCTTGCTCGATGCGCCAGTAAATTCAGATCCGGTTGGGATAGAGTGGCTCTCTCTCGGAGGTTTTACCGTATCGATGGGTTTTCTCTTCGATGAGCATACGGCATTACTACTTTTCGTAGTCTCGTTTGTTGGGTTTTGGATTCATCTATTCAGCCTCGGTTACATGGATGACGACAAGGCGAAGGCACGGTTCTTTGGTGGTTTGTCGATTTTTATGTTCTCAATGCTGGGGATCGTCTTGGCAGACAATCTGGCGATGATCTTCATCTTTTGGGAGCTGGTTGGCTTTAGCTCCTACATGCTCATCGCGCACTACTGCGATACGGATGAGGCGGCGGCGGCTTCAAAGAAAGCGTTTATCGTAAATCGGATTGGAGATTTTGGTTTTCTTCTCGGTATCGTCTGGTGCTTTTGGCAATTCGGGACCCTTGAACTCGAGGAGATATCGGCAGCGGTTGGGTTGGATCCATCTCTGGTAAGCACGGGCATGGGGTTGCTATTGATTTGCGGCTTTCTTGGTAAATCAGCTCAATTCCCCCTCCACGTCTGGCTGCCGGACGCGATGGCTGGTCCGACGCCAATCTCTGCTTTGATTCATGCTGCGACAATGGTCGCGGCAGGGATTTTCCTTCTGGTTCGGATTGATTTTCTCCTCACCCCTTTCGTTTTGGAGTGGATCGCCTGGACGGGTGCTGCGATGGCTTTTTTTGCGGGACTGGTTGCCTTGGGTCAGGACGACATCAAGAAGATCCTCGCGTATTCTACTTTGTCCCAACTCGGTTACATGGCGGCCGCGGTTGGAATTGGTTTACCGGGCCTCGCATTGTTTCACCTAACGACGCACGCTTTTTTCAAGGCCCTCCTCTTTCTCTGTTCCGGTTCGATTATTCATGCCTGCCACCACGAGCAGGATATCTTTAAAATGGGTGGCCTTTTTCGGAGGATGCCGCTGACTTCGCTGACTTTTCTGGCGGGTATGCTAGCCCTTATGGGAGCGAATTACACTGCAGGATATTGGAGCAAGGAGGCTATCATGACTGCTTCTCTTGCTCTGGACGCCCCGATTTTCTGGTTTTTGATTGGAGGCGCGGTGTTGACGGCACTTTACATGGGCCGACTGTTCCTCATTGCCTTTTTTGGAAAGCCCAGATCTGACCACGTTGAAAAGGCAAAAGAAAGTGGACCTGTTATGGTGTTACCGTTGTTGGTCTTGGCGGTCCTTGCGCTTGTAGGAGGCTTCTATACCTACTGGCCTGAGTTGCTCTCCGCTTCGTTCTTCTCCGAGGTGAACGAGGTCTACACAGGGGAAGAATTCCACTCGGCTCACAAGACCCTGATGGTTTGGGGAACTGTCGCTTGGGTTTCCGGTCTGGTGGTCGCATTTTTAGTTTATGGATTTGGAAGTGACCATGATCGTCTAAACGCGAGGCTGCCAAATGTGGTCGCTGTGTTTCGACGCAGACTTTTTATCGACGACTTGTATGATTTCTATGTCATCAAGATCCAACAGCGGGTTGCTGACATCATTGGTTTCCTCGATCTCTTTTTGATCTCGGGGGTAGTTGTGCGCGGTGCTGCAGGAATTGCTGGGTTGATTGGTGTTTTCACGAGAAGCCTGCATGTGGGGAGTGTTCATGGATACGTTTACTGGTTTCTCCTCGGGGTCGTTCTCTTTTGGGGATTCTCACTTGGCTGGTTTTGAGCGAAATGATTTCTGAAGGCACTCTTCTCCTCCTTTCTTTGGTGATTCCGCTTATCGGCGGCTTCGCTTTATTGGGTTTCCGGAATCTCTCACCTTCCGTTGTGAAGTTCGTGGCACTAGCCGGATTTACGGTCCCGCTTTTGATCGCTCTCTGGTTGTATTTTTCGTTTGCCTCTTCGCCAGTGGTGGACGGCTATCGATTCTACTCGGAGCGGGATACTGGTCTGGGCAGTTTTGGCATCTACCTCACTCTTGGGTTAAACGGTGTATCGCTGCCGATGTTTTTTCTCGCTGGAATCGTTGGGCTTGCAGCGGGAATTCACGCTCTTCAGTCGGACGCGGACCGGCGCCAGTTGTACTTGAGCCTTCTTCTCATCATGCAGGGGGGATTGATGGGAACTTTTTCATCGGTCGATATCTTCTTTTTCTACTTTTTCCATGAGTTGGCCCTCATACCGACCTTTGTGATGATCGGAATCTGGGGAGGTTTTGGTCGGAGATCGGCAGCAATTGAGATGACCATTTATCTAACGCTCGGAGCCTTGATCTCTCTTCTTGGCTTAATCTTTCTCTACCAGGCGACTGGGGATACAAGCTTCAATCTGATCTCTATTCGTGAGTACTTGCTACGGAATTCATTAAGCGAAGTCTTGGAAAACAATATCTTTGGGCTTCTCCTCTTTGGTTTCGGAATTCTGGTTTCTCTTTTTCCATTCCACAGTTGGGCTCCCCGCGGGTATGCAGCTGCCCCTACTGCAGCGGCTATGCTCCATGCAGGAGTACTGAAGAAGTTCGGGCTCTATGGTCTGATTCAGATTGCCTTTCCCTTGCTTCCGTCGGGAGCTGAAAACTGGGGACCGCTGTTGGTCTGGCTGGCACTGGGTAATGTCATCTTGATCGGCATCATTACGATGGCGCAGCGCGATCTAAAACAGATGGTGGGATATAGCTCGGTCATGCATATGGGATACTGCTTTCTTGGGTTGGTCACCTTCGATGTAATTGGTGTGGGCGGAGCAGTGATTCTGATGTTCGGGCATGGTCTTTCAGTCGCCTTACTCTTTGTGCTTTCTACCGCGGTGTTTCACCGGACCCAGACTTACGACATGAAAGAGATGGGGGGGCTGGCTTCCCGCACTCCGATTCTGGCTGGTATGTTTGTTGCGGTATCGTTTGCGAGTATTGGTCTACCTGGGTTTGCCAACTTTTGGGGGGAGTTCGCGATCTTCGTTTCGCTCTGGCACTTCAACCCTTGGGTGTTAGTGGGTGCGGCTACGGGTATTGTCATCTCTGCGATCTATGGTTTGCGGGCAGTGGCGTGGATTTTTTTCGGGGAACCGTCAAAGACTCTGCAAGAGTATTGGAAGGAGAACAAACCGTTCGACCTTCGTCTTGGCGAACGGCTGACAGCTACTCTTCTATTTGTGGGTCTGGCAGTTGTCGGATTCTACCCAAAAATCTTTTCGGATTTTGTAGATGCAGATCTGTCCAAGATGTATCGAACGGATATCCCGGGATCTGGGAGTATCATCCAGGAGGAGTTGGTCGGGAGAGATCAGAGAATCGAGAACGTTGGATTTAGAACAGATCCCCTCCCATTGGTTTCCGCTTACGAGGAGGAGGTAAAATGAGTCTGGAGGCATACCGTCAGTTTGCCGAGACCAACGTTTGGTCTATGCTTCTTCCCGAGATCTACCTAGTAGCGCTAGCGCTGGTTCTTCTTGTTTTCGAGATGATCTTCCGCAAGCAGGATCTTCTACTTGTTATCCGAGTCGGGTTGTGGGGCCAGGTTTTACTTCTGGTTTTGATGGGACTGAGTTACCTGGAAGGATTTCCATCTGAGAAAGCCGAAGCGTTTGCAGGACTGATTGTACAGACTCCGGTTTCGGAACTGATGCGAGTCTTCTTCGTGACGTCTTCTATTTTGGTCAGTTATCTGGCAACCACTTATCTCAAACGTCAGGATCTTCCACGGACCGAGTTTCTTACAATTACCATACTCATTACGGTGGGCTTGATGATTCTCGTCCAGAGTGGGCAGTTTCTCCTGTTTTTTGTGGCACTCGAAACGGTTACAGTCGGGTTTTACGTTCTTGTAGCTTATTGCCGAAGGAGCCCGTTTTCCTTGGAGGCGGGGCTGAAGTATCTGGTTCTCGGTGCACTGAGTTCGGCGATTCTCCTGTTTGGTATTGTTCTCCTTTACGGAGTTGCAGGTAGTCCCGCCTTGCCTGGAAGGGTAGAGGATCCTTTCAACTTCCTCGCACTTGGGTCCTTCATTACCATGAATCCAGGGCATCCAATGGTTCTGGTGGGGGCCTCACTCGTCTTGGCAGGAGTCGCCTTCAAGGTGGGGGCGTTTCCATTTCAGATATGGATACCGGATGTTTATCATGGTGCGCCTACACCGGTGACCGCATTCCTTGCAGTGGCCTCCAAGGCAGCAGGAGTATTCGTCCTCTTTCTTTTGGTCACAGGTCCATTCGCGGCACTCGATAGATTCCTGGTCCCACTTCTTTCAACGGTAGCTGTTTTGACGATATTGTTTGGAAATCTAACCGCGTTGCCGCAGCGAAATGTAAAGCGTTTGATGGGATTGTCTGGTATTGCCCACGCCGGCTATCTGTTGGTGGGCATTGTTGCCGCAATGACGGTAGACTGGGCGATCTACGCGATCATTTTCTATCTCATCACTTACCTTTTAGCCTCTTTTGCTGTTTTTGGTGTGATGGTCCATTTGTCTAACGATGATGATGCGGATCAGGAGCTCGACCATTACGAAGACCTGAGTCGACGTCAGCCGTTTCTCGCAGGGGTTCTCACCATCGGTCTGTCCAGCCTCGCGGGTATCCCACCGCTCGGAGGTTTTATCGGAAAACTTTTGATCTTTTTGGCAGCTTTTCAGGCCGGACTCTATGGCTTGTTGGTTGTCTCTGTGATCGGAGTGGTGATTTCTATCTACTATTACTTCGGATGGATTCGGGAAGCGGTGTTTCGTGTTTGGAGAAGTCCGGAAGGCGATGGATCTCTTTCCCGGCCGGAATCGGCGCCTATTTCGGTTCCGACTCTTGACTCAGTGACCCTCGGCGGAATCTCTGCACTTTCAATTGCAATTGGGCTGTTCCCCGCTCTTGTCGAACTATTGATGGTGCTGTGATTAGTCTTACCTTAACTGATCGCCGTAAGGTTCGCCCTTTGGCTTTTGCCACCCTGGCAGACTCCTTTTAGGTGCCTGTGAGGCTTCCTAAGAGAGTTTTTCTCATCGGCATCGGTGGAACTGCGATGGGAAACCTGGCAGTCTGCTTAAACAAAGCAGGAGTCGAGGTTTCGGGATCTGATGCCGGCGTTTATCCTCCGATCTCGGATCTCCTTAGCGAGAACCGTATTTCTTTTTCCCCGACAGAGGATCTCGGAGCGATCGAGGAGATGTCGGATGGAATTGTAATTGTTGGCAATGCGGTTTCACGGGGCCATCCGCAGGTGGAGTGGCTGATGGAAAATCCAAGTGTCACCCGCATGTCTTTTCCTGAGTTTCTAGGCTCGTTTCTGGTAAATCGAACAAGAAACCTGGTGGTTGCTGGCACTCACGGGAAATCAACGACTACTGCCGCAGCATCTCATATTCTTCGAAATCAACAGGC from Verrucomicrobiota bacterium encodes:
- a CDS encoding complex I subunit 1 family protein gives rise to the protein MEISSLLLKVVFAVVMIVVVMTLAGYSVLIERKVSSWVQGRVGPNRTAIPWIHAIPVLGPFLTKLGIFQPLADGLKFLFKEEITPGHVNKVYYYLAPVIALVPALTTMVVIPFGQYTHPDTGVTHSLMLAPLDIGILFIFAVSSLGVYGVVLAGWSSNSKYSFLGSIRSSAQMISYELSMGLSVFPLLLWLNAPGVEGGLGLTAIVNYQENVWFIFIQPLSALLFLVAIFAETNRLPFDMAESETDLVGGFHTEYGCFKFGIFFVAEYAHIVIGSAVFALLFLGGWHFLPGIADPWPAGWLGAVLSTVWFLIKILALIVFFVLIRWTIPRFRYDQVMQLGWKVLLPLAIGNLILNAAILAFIDSP
- a CDS encoding NADH-quinone oxidoreductase subunit I; the encoded protein is MAETKIVERKPLSLSERTYLPQIASGLKTTVSHIFKPSVTLQYPEERPPIPEGYRGVPTLVKDPNGREKCVSCQLCEFVCPPRAIRITPGEIVEGDEHEHVEKAPQEFEINMLRCIYCGLCQEVCPEEAIFLQDVYSLSGYSREELVNNKEKLYELGGTLPDEHFKWDKKKAAEEAALAGSHH
- a CDS encoding NADH-quinone oxidoreductase subunit J, whose amino-acid sequence is MSFPRNGFLTRWSAVDALFIVFAVLTVLPAFLMVVARNPVNGAIFMIISFVGMAALLVLLEAFFLAILQVLVYAGAIMVLFLFIIMLLDMDEVEKLRPKTVTALASVVGLALIVLGVVYLLRADGLSDQTFAALQDAPDFPSAEQPMEFAIKTKAYGFGLFTKYMLPFQMVGVLLLIAMIGVIVLSKKRDQSVAVEST
- the nuoK gene encoding NADH-quinone oxidoreductase subunit NuoK — translated: MVLSLNSFLLVSGLLFGIGFFGVLLRRNALVIFMSLELMLNASILALVAFSRYNGIMDGNLFVFFIITVAAAEIAVGLAIIVALFRKRQSVMVEHLSSLKN
- the nuoL gene encoding NADH-quinone oxidoreductase subunit L; this translates as MTISHLMVFILITPLLSAGLIALFFRDRGGIASYLSVAASGLVLIFSALVLLDAPVNSDPVGIEWLSLGGFTVSMGFLFDEHTALLLFVVSFVGFWIHLFSLGYMDDDKAKARFFGGLSIFMFSMLGIVLADNLAMIFIFWELVGFSSYMLIAHYCDTDEAAAASKKAFIVNRIGDFGFLLGIVWCFWQFGTLELEEISAAVGLDPSLVSTGMGLLLICGFLGKSAQFPLHVWLPDAMAGPTPISALIHAATMVAAGIFLLVRIDFLLTPFVLEWIAWTGAAMAFFAGLVALGQDDIKKILAYSTLSQLGYMAAAVGIGLPGLALFHLTTHAFFKALLFLCSGSIIHACHHEQDIFKMGGLFRRMPLTSLTFLAGMLALMGANYTAGYWSKEAIMTASLALDAPIFWFLIGGAVLTALYMGRLFLIAFFGKPRSDHVEKAKESGPVMVLPLLVLAVLALVGGFYTYWPELLSASFFSEVNEVYTGEEFHSAHKTLMVWGTVAWVSGLVVAFLVYGFGSDHDRLNARLPNVVAVFRRRLFIDDLYDFYVIKIQQRVADIIGFLDLFLISGVVVRGAAGIAGLIGVFTRSLHVGSVHGYVYWFLLGVVLFWGFSLGWF
- a CDS encoding NADH-quinone oxidoreductase subunit M; protein product: MISEGTLLLLSLVIPLIGGFALLGFRNLSPSVVKFVALAGFTVPLLIALWLYFSFASSPVVDGYRFYSERDTGLGSFGIYLTLGLNGVSLPMFFLAGIVGLAAGIHALQSDADRRQLYLSLLLIMQGGLMGTFSSVDIFFFYFFHELALIPTFVMIGIWGGFGRRSAAIEMTIYLTLGALISLLGLIFLYQATGDTSFNLISIREYLLRNSLSEVLENNIFGLLLFGFGILVSLFPFHSWAPRGYAAAPTAAAMLHAGVLKKFGLYGLIQIAFPLLPSGAENWGPLLVWLALGNVILIGIITMAQRDLKQMVGYSSVMHMGYCFLGLVTFDVIGVGGAVILMFGHGLSVALLFVLSTAVFHRTQTYDMKEMGGLASRTPILAGMFVAVSFASIGLPGFANFWGEFAIFVSLWHFNPWVLVGAATGIVISAIYGLRAVAWIFFGEPSKTLQEYWKENKPFDLRLGERLTATLLFVGLAVVGFYPKIFSDFVDADLSKMYRTDIPGSGSIIQEELVGRDQRIENVGFRTDPLPLVSAYEEEVK
- a CDS encoding NADH-quinone oxidoreductase subunit N, which produces MSLEAYRQFAETNVWSMLLPEIYLVALALVLLVFEMIFRKQDLLLVIRVGLWGQVLLLVLMGLSYLEGFPSEKAEAFAGLIVQTPVSELMRVFFVTSSILVSYLATTYLKRQDLPRTEFLTITILITVGLMILVQSGQFLLFFVALETVTVGFYVLVAYCRRSPFSLEAGLKYLVLGALSSAILLFGIVLLYGVAGSPALPGRVEDPFNFLALGSFITMNPGHPMVLVGASLVLAGVAFKVGAFPFQIWIPDVYHGAPTPVTAFLAVASKAAGVFVLFLLVTGPFAALDRFLVPLLSTVAVLTILFGNLTALPQRNVKRLMGLSGIAHAGYLLVGIVAAMTVDWAIYAIIFYLITYLLASFAVFGVMVHLSNDDDADQELDHYEDLSRRQPFLAGVLTIGLSSLAGIPPLGGFIGKLLIFLAAFQAGLYGLLVVSVIGVVISIYYYFGWIREAVFRVWRSPEGDGSLSRPESAPISVPTLDSVTLGGISALSIAIGLFPALVELLMVL